The following nucleotide sequence is from Aedes aegypti strain LVP_AGWG chromosome 3, AaegL5.0 Primary Assembly, whole genome shotgun sequence.
gatcatgcttgacgttcgcttagtcaacaaaaacaccacaggagtTTTTAGTTTTTACACTGGGGTTgatcctatctgacatttcggaagagacacggaaaacaaaatacacccaaaatttgagtttaagccaaagggtgtgacaaGATCTAACAACATGTTTTGTGGACTTAAaacaacggaaaacattagaaaattgagtaaacatgtgtttttggcctaaacttaaggtgaagatgaatcgaagccaaactgcaaattttcatgagcacggatctggagaaccaaacatccgattaagctgaaaacttaattaaCTTAATTAGATTAAGCTGACTAACTTAATTAGATAAAGCTGGTCCcttagatcgcagttgcactggttttgtgttctgtaactcgatggtcccttcaataggcttctgcactgttttgattttgtataggattttgacttttactggccttgttgtttacaaatttcttgaacgagtgaaagagagaggtacatttttgtgcagagccccatatcgagtaagggagagatgactgtatcagttaacccaaatttgggttatcgcACGGAAGAgccaaattgcgtcaaaagaagttaaagttgggttgatttgcggctccgtgtaggtgttattctcaaattcgcgggagcagaaaataacttcCGAACTGTCAAGttccagagcagggttattttcAACTGGAAGGGAAATAattatcgaactgtcaaattttaactagaaGTTAGTCTGAActtaataaaatgaaattatttttagtcGGGTTGTCCAGTATTTAAAACCGTACCCATTAAGCCACCTGGGCACAACTTTCTCAGACTGAAGCAAGGTTTGTAACCAAGAATGAAATTCAAGAATCTGGTCAATTTTTCATCCCAATTTAGACCCAATGCTTACCGGCAAAGCTGTTGGACACGTCCAGAACGCCCTTGGCCCTCCAACATCCGAGCAGAACTCCGACGACCCGTTTCTGGTTCCCGATCTTGCCCATCCGGTTGAAATGATCCACAACACTGAGCAGCACCAGCGGGTGCACAATCACCTTCGTCGTACTGGTTTCCGATGGCATTTTTCCGGGATTCTAATACGTTCCACAAGCACTTAGCAATGCAATCGATTCCTCTGCAAATAATCCGCTCACTTTACGTTCCGAAACAAAGCGAATAATGCTTTTTCGGCGACTCACTTCGGATGCGTGAAACCGTACAACCAGAATGACAAAACAACTTTTGCTCTCTCGCGCGGATGACAGTTTGCGTTGCGATTTGATGCCGTCAAGGTGGTAGTACCGGGAACGGGACTTTGGGCGGTGTAATCGAAATGAACTCTTGACAAAAAGTTCATTCGACGCTTGTCGAaatcaatttgtttttgtttaccttCGAAGTGCGAAAAAGTTTTTGGTTTCGCGCtgcaaaaatgcaataattttGGTGAAATAGCTGTGCAATTTAGCtagaaatgtattaaaattagtAGTGAGattattatttacaaaattacTAGTGTAAATCTTGAAATTGTTCGTAATTACGCTAAATTAAGATGACGCTGGATTCTTACGACAAGTTGCTTGGAACCGTCCTGCAGGAGTACAAAATTTTAAGCGAATAGTAaggcaaattttcaataataattattaaattgTTAAACGAATCTTATTAACTTCCTTGATTTCAGCAAACGATTGCAAAACGAAGATTTGGGTGGATTGTACGTGATTCCCTCGTTTGAAAATAGTTTTCGTAAGTTACTTTTTGACCCTGTGATTTGAAAGTTGCAAATTCAAACATTCTTTGATTTCAGTTTGGTTCGGAGTGATATTCGTTCGCAGCGGTCCCTACAAGGATGGCGTTTTCCGCTTCACGGTGTCGCTGCCGGACAAGTTCCCGAACGATGCCACCGTTCCGGTAAGTGTGAGATTTGATGTTGATACCTACGGTcattccacagttatgaatcaactaaGGGTCACTTTGCGGAAGATTTGGGTTCTTTGGAAATTGTAATGACGCTTTACAAGAACGAATTCttattattttaaactttaacttcaaaatttacattgacttacgataaagtgtcgatttttataaataacattcaaaaattttgaatcagtTAAAGAGGTAGAtcgttataaaattataaaattacctCACCCCTATACTTTCCCGCATAATCTGgggtagatgcaggggtatatccggtctactgtgggccagTTTCAAATGCAACATTAATTCCTCTACCTTTTCGTCATAGTTTTTTAAAAATAGAATATCATCAGCACTTGATGAACTTGCAAAGGGATAGCATTCGTTATTTTCTGCAGTAGTTTAGTAGACATATTCcgtagaaaatactgaattttATCCTAGCCAATCGCATCTTTAGTAAAATACATGAACTCATTTCgtcgttttgttttattttttacaaatgatTCCTACGGTGTGCTTTGAtgttagttaaaaaaaaaagaataaatcatttcaaaatgtttggcaCAAAATAACAATtccttattcctgtttcatataatttatttatttttaccgtcattataaaaaaaaagttttcctaGTATGGCATTCTAAATGTCAAAGTTAATCATATTTATCCTCCGTTTTCATGAATAGCAACACCGATcgaaggtgactcccagatattTGTCCTCCCTCACTTATAaatacccttcccgtggtgatattgaaaatgcagaggtattctcggtctctagaagcaacaatcattacacacttACAGTCTCTTCCTTCCCAACTGTGAGGACTTGGACGGCGCGGTTAATATGCAATAATATGAGAACTGCTAAAATGTGCAATTCGAGAGTAAGCGAAAAGTCCCATCTCTTATTCATTTGGAACGAAATGCAAATCTTACCAGTTCctatcaatcacggagtagcaaccattgacatgtgcagtagggtgtggcttatttttcaaaagttctcaaaaccaaaaattcgtgtgctcttatgaattcatATCACATTTAAAGAGAAACCACAAAGTTTGAgctaaaatattaagatttagtgGTGGCGTAAGCGTCTTGAAGGCgaattttcaagttaaaaaaaatgaccTTCGTTATTTTcttaccaattttgaaactttcagctcTATAAcctttaaattttttgaaaattttgtagaatatcaaacttgtctaaaatcgaaactagtcttagttaaacatagttttctttaaatttttccttattttactaaaaaaaatcatctttgtttgaGTACAGCtccatgaatactcaaccgattctaaatctttttacatgtttttgaagcaaattcagttgttttcaaactgttcatacaatacaATTTTCTAAACAATGGTTTTTACTGAGTtgtttaacaaaaactacccaagacgattttttttaaatgaaaaatgtgtttttttatcaaatattttttttttcactggaaattgcatttttttcttttaaacttaaaacttaaagcATCTTGTTCTGATAACGAGTTGAACagagcatatattttttaacatgtgaAAAAATATATCTGTTTCAAAATTATCTATCTGATGGTACATTATtttattcggaatttgaccgctagatggcactagtgggcatggaagttttactcttgttttacagatatttcaggagcctgaccatttagaaggatggcgtcttcggcaaagttgtttagtaagttaaagACTCactagacggcgctagtgagcatgaaacttttgtttgcggatatctcaggagcctgaccacttagaaagatagtcgtcttcgacaaagtagttcagtagctcaagggctatcattatttgaaccatgaaataggatattttgccaccaggcggcgctagtgagcatgaaatttttgttttacggatactgcaggatcttgacgtTTTAGACAGGcactttcggcaaagttgttcaaaagctcagcgactatcattattttaccaaatCTCAAACtataaggattaaacaaagaaagaaattgagctactgaacaactctgccgaagacgccatctttctaagtgatcaggctcctgataTATTTGCGAAACTAATGTTTTATATTccctagcgctgcctggtggcaaaattttggatCAACtcgctcaaacaatgatagtccttgaattactggacaactttgccgaagacgccatctttctaagtggccaggatcctatcAAGATTGTAAGATCTGCGAAAcacaagtttcatgctcactagagccgcctagtggcaaaatctcgaatttcttggctaaaataatgatagcccttgagctactaaacaattttgccgaagacgtcatctttctaagtggtcagactcctgggatattcgcaaaactaagggtgttgtacaaagtacaacgcgcgaccaCTCGCGTTACagaaattcgcgcgacgaccaaaaggttaaccaaaatggtctgaCTTTTCTAGAGGCTGCAGAAAAACCTTCTGAGACTCTTACGTGATCATACCCCAAgcattcagattcagattcatgAGAACAAGCTTTAGTTATTCTTCTGgtggtttctccagaaatttctactgGAATACGTTCAGGaacttctctagaaattcctttagcGATTCCTCACAAACTCTTCTAggaattcgttcagaaattcttccagcgattttaaAGGAATAATTAAAGAAATTTATCAAGCATTtttatggggccttccttagccgatttgttagagtccgcggctacaaagcaaagccatgctgaaggtgtctgggttcgattccctgtcggtccaggatcttttcgtaatggacattttcttgacatccctgggcataaagtatcatcgtacctgccactcgatatgcgaatgcgaaaatggcaacataggcaaagaaagctctcagttaataactgtggaagtgctcattagaacactacgctgaggagccggctctgtcccagtggggacgttaatgccaagaagaagaagaagaagatcttaatGTTGATACTATAAATGatttaaaaacatttaaatccgtcgactcaatgaaatttcaatttacataatggcAGCTCgccccgaagtaaaatttgccgaggggtgattcaaaagtgatttccatactaatttcaaacgtgttttaaaaatagttccaataGACCACGGAAAATAGTGAAATTTTAGGTTCTTGTTCATtttttaacgtagattcagaatatgtaagaCACATGATACCCCTAAAGAAACCAATTCTTGGGAGTATCTTGAacgaaattataaatgaatTCATTAAGGCTAAGAAGGATTCAAtaaatgaattcctgaagacaTTTTGGAATAATGCCTTAAATATatttagaacaaaaaaaaaaatgagtgtgGGGCTGAAttcgctgtttttttttttttcataaaatctcTTTTGATTCCTGTTTGtattattttggtttttgattcaTGTGTGTACTCTTTTTGATTCATGTTAGATATTTCTGGTCTCCTTTTTCAAGCACGAGGTCTCTAAAGCTATTGTTTTCAAGTCACTCtgttgctaccagccctgctcaTGATATGCTTCCCAAGAATCCTCAAAGGAGTCCTTCCCAGGGTGCTTTCAAAATTCTTCTCAGGATGCTTTAGACTTGTCCAGTGATGCTTCCCGAACCCTTCTCGGATGCTTCTCAAATTATTTTCAGGGTGCTTCTAAAATTCCTACTAGGATGCTTTCAAACTTTTTCCTTTATCCTTCCAAAAATCTTGGATTCCCGGATGCAGCCTTAATTCTAGAGCCCTTACCGGATGCTTCCAGAATCCTATTCGAATACTTACAGAATTCTTCGCGGATGCTTCCAAAATCCTCTACAAAATCCTTCTAAAATTCATCCCAGAATGCTTTCAGACTTTTTCCTAGATGCTTCCACAAATCTTCCTAGGATTAGAATTCTTCTAAAAGTTTTCCAGGGATGCATTCAGTTACCTTTTAGTAgccttccagggatttttccagacgTTTTCCAGGAATGCTTACAGAAGCCTTCCAGGGCTACTACAGAagccttccagaaattcttcgggGAGCcattcagggattcttccggaagaCATTCAGGTATGCTTTACGAAGTCAAGCAGAAATGCTTGCAGAAAACATACGGAAATTTTTTTGGTGGCCACTCAAGGACGCTTCAAGAAGATTTTCAGGGATGGGTCCGGGAGCCTTCCAGGAATGCTTCCAAAAGCCATTCTGGGATGCTTCCAGAAGCCAGTCAGGGATGCTCCCGGAAACATTGCAGAAATGCTCCCAGAAGCCGTTCAGGGATGTTTCCAGAAGATTTTCAGGGATGCTTCCTCAAGCCATCCAGGTATGCTTCCAGAAGCCCTACAAAAATGCTCCCAGAAGCCATCCAGGGATTTTGCAGGAGCCATAATGCTTCTAGAAGCCATTCAAAGATGCTTCCGGCAGCCATCCAAGGATGCTGCCAGAAGCCACCCAGGGATGCTTCGAGGAGCCATCCAGGGATGCCATCAGAAGCCTTCAAGAAGCATTCCGGATATGCTTCCAGGAGATATCCAGGTGAGGGAATAGATATAATAAGgaataaaaattgtattatttttatattcttcCTTATACATTTTTGTATAAAGAAGAGCTCTTGGGCTCTTCTAGCTTAATTTAACGGAATCCATGGCTGATCCACTGCAGAATTCGTTTGTGGTGAGCATAATTAAAATTGAGGTTTCTTTTCTATTGCATGATGCAGTAGATAAAGAATGATTGATTGGtagatttctttgaaaaccacATATATTAATAGCATAGCGTTACCTTTTTATTCCCTACACCAGGGATATTTCTAGATGCCATCCAATGATGCTTTCAAAAACAATCCAGGGTTACTTCCAGAAGCCATCTAGGGATGCTTCCAGACGTCTTACAGGAGAGCTTCAAGAAGCGTTTCAGGGATATCAAAACTCTTCAAGAAGTTTTCTGAATTATTAAGACTATTTCAACATGTTTACAGATAGTTCTGGAAAACCCACAAGAATGTATAGTGGAAGGAACTTACACGGAGAGAAATTGTCTTTAATTCTTACTAGTCAAATAAGataaaaaatttataaaaagtaGTGCCCCCTTAACGAATCCTTATGTGTCTCAAATCAAACCCCATTTCACAGAACGTCGTGTTCCAAAGCGAAACCTTCCACCCCCTGATCGATCCGTACAACGGCACGCTGGAGCTGGCCGAAGCCTTCCCGAAGTGGAAATCGGGCGAAAACCACGTCTGGCAGCTGCTCAAATTCATCCAGTACATTTTCGCCAGCTTCGACGAGTACATGTCCCTGGCCGAGCAGAGCGCCAACAATGTGGCCTACGAGCTGTACGGCCAGAACCGGCCGGAATTTCTCCGCAAAGTGGAAGAATGCGTACGGCTCGGCCAGAGTCGGCTGTACGATCCGGCTCCGGTACAGGACCGCAACTACATCGTGTTCGATCGGTTCGATAGGGAAACCCATGGTCCGGTACTGGAGTCGCTGAAGCAGGGCAAAGCCAACGAGGTCACCACTCCGCCCTCTTCCGGTCTTTCGTGGGTCAAAGAAGGGGTGTTTCAACCGCTGAGCAAACAAGGTTGATTGGTTCTTGGGTAATCCTGTACTGAGgaagttcaaaagtttttgttgTCGTCGAGGATGATGGTTATTTGACTATTTATTTATTGAGATGTAACTAGGATGAACAAGAATGGCAATAATATTCGCTAATTATACGTATTAGATTGAACTAGATACAACGATTGAAGGGAGCATGACGCTACGTCGTCTATTCGGGTAGAACGGAAAAGAAATCCCTCGGACGGTTCCTATCTTCCGTTGACCTTGCTGTACTTTCCGGTGTGCAACCGCTTAGCTCTTCGGTCTTTGACGATTCGGCGCAGGATATCGAGCAGGGCCACTCCCAGGACGGTGAAGAACAGAATGCCGGCACCGATGGCAAAGTTACGGAATCCCGGATATACCTGGGTCAGTTCGGTTTCGCTGATGTGGATGTGGATACCTTCCGCCTTGGGTAGATTCGATTGTCCTGGGTATTTGTGGTCCGTGTGGGGGATGCTCGGGGACAGGGTCGGCGCTCCCGGTTGCAGTTGAGATTCTTCGTACAGGTTGGCCACCAAACCGTACTCAACGTGCGTCTCCGTTAGGGCAGTCTCGACCGACTGAAATAAAATGAGATTAGTTGGGGGTTCCTTAGTCTTTACGAAGTTCGAGATACTTACAGCCCCTTCGACAGATGTCAGGGATCGGGACCATCCAAATCCTTCCTCGTCGGTGTAGACACTGATCAGCTTTCCACGGAATTCACGGTAGGCTCGCTCCTCGGTGCCCACCACGGTGACGTTGATGATAGTGGCCGGACTCATATACCGGACGGCGTTTATCGTCTAGAATGGGTTCAATAATACATATTACATAAACAGGTGAGACAATAATCCAATGGTCATAGTTGATATCTTTTTATGTACCCTTTATAACATATCTGGAAGTTCAAACCTTCCAgactttcaaaaacattttttttagattctttCTCATTATTTCcttgcaagtctctaaaaagcctctattttcaatggaaggtcTTTTAAGTCcctaattgaaataaaatgatTTCTTGTTTTTTTGCTTATTCTATTACGTGACTATTCCACAGattatttagaaatttcttcccagaTTCCTCAAGGAAAATCTCCAGGAATTCGAGATTTCTAATGGAATTCTAAGGACTCCTTCAGTTGGAATCGTTGAAAATCTTAAGGAATTTTTTGGCCTTAACCATGAAGGGAGCATTTGGAAAGTGTACCTGCAGTAACAATCCTtagagaaatattttttaaaactatcggcgaatttctggaggattatAAGTACTTTgagaaatacctgaagaaactc
It contains:
- the LOC5573752 gene encoding protein crossbronx homolog codes for the protein MTLDSYDKLLGTVLQEYKILSEYKRLQNEDLGGLYVIPSFENSFLWFGVIFVRSGPYKDGVFRFTVSLPDKFPNDATVPNVVFQSETFHPLIDPYNGTLELAEAFPKWKSGENHVWQLLKFIQYIFASFDEYMSLAEQSANNVAYELYGQNRPEFLRKVEECVRLGQSRLYDPAPVQDRNYIVFDRFDRETHGPVLESLKQGKANEVTTPPSSGLSWVKEGVFQPLSKQG